The nucleotide window GGCTCAAGGACGCCGATCAGTGGGCGCAGTGGTATGACCAGCCCCATGCCTGCCCGCAGTTGCTCGACGAAGCGGTGTACGGCCTGCCCGAGGTGAACCGTGCGGCCATTGCCAGGGCACGCCTGATCGCCAATCCGGGCTGTTATCCTACTGCCGTACAGCTCGGCCTGTTGCCGCTGCTGGAAAAGGGGCTGGTGGATACCGGTCGTCTGATCGCCGATTGCAAATCCGGGGTCAGCGGCGCGGGCCGCAAGGCGAGTGTGGGCGCACTGCTGTGCGAGGCCGGTGAAAGCCTCAAGGCCTATGGGGTGCCGGGGCATCGGCACTGGCCGGAGATCCGTCAGGGCCTGAAGGCGGCGATTGAGGGGGAGGTCGGCCTGACCTTTGTGCCGCATCTTACCCCGATGCTGCGCGGCATCCATGCGACCCTGTACGCCACGCTGATCGACAGCGCCAACCCGGCCGCCACCGAGGCCGCTCTGCAAGCCTTATTCGAGGCGCGTTATGCCAGCGAGCCGTTTGTGGATGTGTTGCCCGCCGGTAGTCATCCAGAGACCCGTAGCGTGAGGGGCGCCAATACCTGTCGTATTGCGGTGCATCGTCCGCAGGGGGGGGATACCGTGGTGGTGTTGTCGGTGATCGATAACCTGGTGAAAGGCGCCGCCGGGCAGGCCGTGCAGAATATGAATATCATCTGCGGTCTGGCGGAGACGACCGGACTCACCGGTATCGCACTGATACCGTAAATGGAAGGCTGGCGTGGCGGTCTCACTTTTCTCAAAGACCGGGCGGGACCCGAGTGGAATCCAGATGAAACCCAGACGGGCCGCCGTATTCGCCGAGAGTTTGTTTGTAAAGCATTGAGTAGTGACCTATGTCGTCGAAACTGATCATCAAATCACACCACCCGCGGCGTTACCGTGCCAAACTCGGTGCGCTGTTGCTGCTGCTGGCCGTGATTGCCTGGGCCGTTTTCGAGTACGGTTTTTCGCGGGCCGGCTATGATAATAGCTATCTGCTGGAGGAGCGGGCGCGTCTGACCGAGCTGCTGGAGCAGGAACAAAAGCGGACTCAGGAACTGCGCGCCCAGCTTGCGGTGCTGGAGCGGGCCGCACAGGTCGACAGGCAGGCCTATGGCTCGGTTGAGGTGTCGCAGAAACAGGTCCAGGATGAGATGCTGGAGCTGAAAGAAGAGGTCGCCTTTTATCGGGGTATCGTAGCGCCGACCGAAACGGCCAGTGGGCTGGATATCCCCAGTTTCCGGGTGACAGAAATCGGCGAGCCGGGGGTGTATCGATTTAAGGTGGTGTTTACCCAGATGAAGTCGAACCAGCGTCTGGTGAGCGGTTACGCGAAGGTGGTGTTTGAGGGCGTGAAGGATGGCGCACAGATGCAGCTAAGCCTGAAGGAGGCATCCGGAGGCGCCCTGGACAGACTCAAATTGCGCTTTAAATATTTTCAGAACAACGAAGGCGAGATTGTGCTACCCAAGGGTTTTTTGCCCTCCCGGGTGCTGGTGGAGCTGGTGCCCGGCGACAAGGGTGAGGCCGCAGTCAAGAAAACCTTCGACTGGTCGGATATCATAAAGTGAAGTGTTTACTGACACCGAGGAGTTGATACACATGTTTTTTGGGAAAAACAAGAACCGCCGCAATGCCCAGATTGATACCCTGATCGGCAGCAGTACGGAATTGAAGGGCGATGTGTACTTCAAGGATGGCCTGCATATTGATGGGGTGGTGAAGGGGAATGTGGTGGCCAAGGGGGAGCACTCCATGCTGACCATGAGCGAGCAGGGTCGCATCGAGGGCGAGGTGCGGGTAAAGAATATTGTGCTCAATGGTGAGGTGGTGGGTGACGTGTACGCCTCTGAATACATTGAACTTGCGCCGGCGGCACGCGTCACAGGCAATGTGTATTACAACCTGATCGAGATGGCGATGGGGGCCGAGGTGAACGGTAACCTGGTGCACCGGGTGGACGTGCCGACAGAAGAGCCGGAGCCCCGCGTGCCGGCGAGTGATAACGGGCTGGCGGCAGACGGCGGCTAATACTTGATTAAATTGGTCGGAAATGATCTACTGTCGAACAAGTTTAGCGATGGCTTATATTAGGCCCTTACAGTATTAAGGCCTACGGGCCTAACAAGACAGAATGGTGGAATTGGAAATGAGTGCAGAAAATGACGAACTGTTGGTCGTGACCCAAAACGCGGCTGAAAAGGTGAAGACCCTGATTGCCGAGGAAGGTAACGATGCGCTGAAGTTGCGCGTGTATGTGACCGGCGGCGGCTGTTCCGGCTTCCAGTATGGTTTCTCGTTTGATGAAAATATTAATGATGGCGACACCGCGATCGAAAAAGACGGCGTCACCTTTCTGGTGGATCCGATGAGTTATCAATATCTGATGGGCGCCGAGCTGGATTATCAGGAAGGCCTGCAGGGTGCGCAGTTCCTGATCAAGAACCCCAATGCCAGCGCGACCTGCGGCTGTGGGTCATCATTCTCGATTTAGCTAACACATAAAGTCAGGCCGGTATCGGCTGATCGAATCGAAAAGGGAGGCATACGCCTCCCTTTTTTGTTTGCTATGCTATGGCCCACTATCAATAGCGCACACTATTTGCGGAGACACTATATGAGCGAATACCTGCCCGGCCTTGCCGGTGTACCGGCTACCAAATCGAATATTTCTGATATCGACGGCGAGGCAGGCGTGTTGTTTTATCGTGGCTACCCTATCGAACAACTTGCCGAATACAGCAGCTTTGAAGAAACCACCTTGCTGTTGCTGGATGGCGAGCTACCCACCGCGGCCGAACTGGCGGAGTTTGATCAGGACCTGCGCGATAATCGTCGCCTCAAATATCACATCGGCGAACTGATGAAGTCCTTGCCGGCGACGGGACACCCCATGGATATGTTGCAGACGGCGGTGGCCAGCCTGTCGATGTTTTATCCGGGCAACGAGTGTCTTACCGGTGCGGATGTCTGCGAAGACCTGAATTACATTCACAATATGACCGTGAAACTGATCTCGCGCATGAGCACCATCGTTGCCAT belongs to Gammaproteobacteria bacterium and includes:
- the argC gene encoding N-acetyl-gamma-glutamyl-phosphate reductase; protein product: MVKVGIVGGTGYTGVELLRLLATHPEVELALITSRSEAGMPVAEMFPNLRGHVDLRFTAPDPAALAACDVVFFATPNGVAMQSVPALLEAGVKVIDLAADFRLKDADQWAQWYDQPHACPQLLDEAVYGLPEVNRAAIARARLIANPGCYPTAVQLGLLPLLEKGLVDTGRLIADCKSGVSGAGRKASVGALLCEAGESLKAYGVPGHRHWPEIRQGLKAAIEGEVGLTFVPHLTPMLRGIHATLYATLIDSANPAATEAALQALFEARYASEPFVDVLPAGSHPETRSVRGANTCRIAVHRPQGGDTVVVLSVIDNLVKGAAGQAVQNMNIICGLAETTGLTGIALIP
- a CDS encoding polymer-forming cytoskeletal protein; the protein is MFFGKNKNRRNAQIDTLIGSSTELKGDVYFKDGLHIDGVVKGNVVAKGEHSMLTMSEQGRIEGEVRVKNIVLNGEVVGDVYASEYIELAPAARVTGNVYYNLIEMAMGAEVNGNLVHRVDVPTEEPEPRVPASDNGLAADGG
- the erpA gene encoding iron-sulfur cluster insertion protein ErpA, giving the protein MSAENDELLVVTQNAAEKVKTLIAEEGNDALKLRVYVTGGGCSGFQYGFSFDENINDGDTAIEKDGVTFLVDPMSYQYLMGAELDYQEGLQGAQFLIKNPNASATCGCGSSFSI